The DNA region TGTGAAGAGATTACTAAAAATGGCTTTAAAGCAGCGGTTATTAAATTTGATGCAACAAATGAAGATGATTTTATAGAAGCTATAAAAACTATAATTGATTCAGATGGCGAGCTAAGCTATTTGGTAAATAATGCAGGTATTACAAATGATAAGTTAGCTATTAGAATGAAACTTGAAGATTTTACAAGTGTAATAAATGCAAATTTAACATCTGCATTTATAGGAAGTAAAGAAGCTTTAAAAGTTATGAGTAAAAAACGCTTTGGATCAGTTGTAAATATTGCTTCAATTGTTGGTGAGATGGGAAATGCTGGTCAAGTTAATTACTCAGCTAGCAAAGGCGGAATGATAGCTATGAGTAAAAGTTTTGCTAAAGAAGGAGCTAGTAGAGGAATTCGCTTTAATTGTGTAACTCCTGGATTTATTGCTACAGATATGACAGAAGTTTTAAGTGATGAAATCAAACAAGGATATATAAACGCAATTCCGCTTAAAAGACTTGGTGATCCAAAAGATATAGCAAATGCAGTTGCTTTTTTATTAAGCGATGATGCAGGTTATATTACAGGAGAAGTTTTAAAAGTAAATGGTGGATTATATATGTAATAAAAGCTTATAATTTTATATATGATATAAGCTAAATATGATATAATTAAAAATTGTTTTAACTAAAACAAAAGCTTAAATATTGTAAAATATTAAATATTTTTATTAAGGAGTGCTGAAATGGCAGTTTTTGAAGATGTAAGAGATGTAGTTGTAGAACAACTTAGTGTAGATGCGGATGCTGTAAAACTTGATTCTAAAATCGTAGAAGATTTAGGTGCTGATAGCTTAGATGTTGTTGAGCTTATTATGGCTTTGGAAGACAAATTTGATGTTGAAATTCCAGATAGTGATGCAGAAAAACTACTTACCATAAAAGATGTAGTTGATTATATAGAAAAACTTTAATTTTTATTGTTAAGGGAGATATTTTGAAAAGAGTGGTAGTAACAGGTATAGGCATGATAAATGCACTAGGTCTTGACAAAGACAGCTCTTTTAAGGCTATTTGTGATGGCAAAACAGGTGTTTGTAAAGTAACTTCATTTGATGCAAGTAGACTTCCTGTTCAAATAGCTGCCGAAGTTAAAGGCTTTGATCCTCTTAGTGTTGTAGAAGATGGCAAAGAGGTAAAGAAAATGGATAGATTTATCCAACTTGGTTTAAAAGCCGCAGCTGAAGCTATGGAAGATGCCAAATTTGATAGTTTTGATGGCGATGAGTTTGGTGTTAGTTCAGCTTCTGGTATAGGCGGGCTTCCAAATATTGAAAAAAATGCTATTGTATGCTCGGCAAAAGGTCCTAAAAGAATCTCTCCTTTTTTTATACCATCAGCACTTGTTAATATGCTTGGTGGAATGGTGTCAATCGCGCACGGTTTAAAAGGTCCTAATTTATCAAGCGTAACTGCATGTGCAGCTTCAACTCACGCTATTTGCGAAGGTGCAAAAAGCATAATGATAGGTGAGGCTAAAAAGATGCTTGTTGTTGGCGCTGAATCTGCTATTTGCGAACTTGGCATTGGTGGATTTGCTGCGATGAAAGCTCTATCTGAAAGAAATGATGACCCAAGCACTGCTTCAAGACCTTTTGATAAAGGTAGAAATGGTTTTGTGATGGGTGAAGGTGCTGCTGCACTTGTTTTAGAAGAGTATGAAGAGGCCAAACAAAGAGGTGCAAAAATTTATGCAGAAATAATTGGCTTTGGCGAAAGTGGTGATGCATTTCACATAACTTCTCCAACACTCGAAGGTCCTTTAAGAGCTATGAAAAAAGCTTATGAAATGGCAGGAAGTCCAAAGATTGATTATATAAACGCTCACGGAACTTCAACAGCTATAAATGATAGAAATGAAACAAATGCTTTAAAAGAGCTTTTTGGAAAAGATAATGTTCCAGCAGTTAGCTCAACTAAGGGTCAAACAGGACACTGTTTAGGCGCAGCTGGTGCAACTGAGGCTGTTATTTCTATTATGGCTATGGAAAATGGAATTATCCCACCTACAATTAACCAAATTGAAAAAGATGAAGAGTGTGACTTAGACTATGTTCCAAATGTAGCTAGAAAGGCTGATTTAAAAGTAGTTATGAGTAATTCTTTTGGCTTTGGAGGGACAAACGGTTCTGTAATTTTTAGGAGGATATAAAAATGGCTAATTATTTGGATTTTGAAAAAGGAATAAAGCAAATTGATGAAGAAATTTCAAGTGCAAAAATTAGGGGCGATGATGATGCTGTTGAAATTTTAAATAAAAATTTGGAAAAAGAGGTTGTAAAAACTTATAAAAATCTTTCAGAATACCAAAGACTTCAATTAGCTCGTCATCCTGATCGCCCATATTCACTTGATTATATAAAGCTTCTTTTAAAAGATGGATATGAAATTCACGGAGATAGAGCCTTTAGAGATGATCCTGCAATAGTTTGTTTTATAGGCTATATGGCTGATAGAAAAGTTGTGATTATTGGTGAGGAGAAGGGAAGAGGCACTAAAAATAAAATAAAAAGAAATTTCGGTATGCCAAATCCTGAGGGTTATAGAAAAGCTTTAAGGGTTGCAAAAATGGCTGAAAAGTTTAATCTTCCAATTTTATTTTTAATAGACACTCCAGGTGCTTATCCAGGTGTTGGTGCAGAAGAAAGAGGTCAAAGCGAAGCAATAGCTAAAAATTTATATGAGTTTAGCTCTTTAAAAGTTCCTATGATTTCTGTTGTAATTGGTGAAGGTGGAAGTGGAGGGGCATTAGCTATTGGCGTTAGTGATAAACTTGCTATGATGCAAAACTCTATTTTTTCAGTTATTTCACCTGAGGGTTGTGCTGCAATTTTGTGGAATGATCCTACTAAAAGTGAGCTTGCAACAAAGGCTATGAAAATAACAGCTAGTGAGTTAAAAGAACATAAACTCATAGATGATGTTATACAAGAGCCTAAAACAGGAGCGCATAGAGATAAAGAAAGTGCTATAAAAGAAGTTGGCGAGTATTTTTTAAAAGAACTTAGCGAGCTTGAAAAGTTAAGTGTAGATGAGCTTTTAGAAAAAAGAATGGAAAAAATTCTAAGCATTGGAGCATATAAAGAGCGCTAATTTTAAATCATAATTAATATTTTTTATTAAATAATGATTTAAAAAATAGTTTTATAATGTGTGTATCTATTATATAGAGTTTAGTTTTTTATAAAACTTTAAATGTAGTTTTATATAACTAAAAAGTAAAAATAAGGAGAATAAAAATGAAAAAACTTGCATTAAGTTTAGTAGTATTAGGAGTTGCTTTTAGCGGAGCTTTTGCAGCTGATGGCGCAACTGTTTATAAAAAATGTATTGCCTGTCACGGCCCAAAAGCTGAAAAAGTTTATCTAAATAAAATACCTGCTTTAAAAACACTTGATCCAGAAGAAATGGTTCAAAATATGATCAAATATAAAGCTGGTGAAATGGGTGAAAACGGAAAAGGTCTTTACAATATGGGTGCTATTATGAAAGGTCAAATGGCAACTCTAAGTGAAGATGATATGAAAGCTGTAGTTGAGTATATCCAAACTTTAAAATAGTATTTTGAGGGGAGTTTTCCCCTCATTTTAACTTGCTATATTTTTTAAAAATTACTTTATCTATCTTATAAATTTGTGATTAATCAGGCGGTCTGTAGCCTTTATCTTTTTCTAAATCTTTATCATTTTTTCTATTTTTCAAAGCCTCTTTTTTCTTTTGTTCCATTTTATACGCATCATTTAACGCATCTTCGCTATCAAATTTAGTTCCATCTAAAAATTTAGAATAATCCTCAAATTGTTTTGTCTTTATTCCCCATAAAAGTCCAAATAACGCACACACTCCAAGTAGTATCGATACAAACATCATTAAAGCTATGATTCCAGTCATTTTTAATCCTTTAAATTTTTTACACTATTTAGCACCACAGCAAGCGAGCTTAAACTCATTGAAAGTGCTGCAATTAGTGGTATTATATACCCAAACACAGCAAGTGGAATTGTTATGGCATTATAAAAAAATGATATTGCTAAGTTTTCTTTAATGGTTTTTAATGTTTTTTTAGAGATTACTATCATTTCATAAAGGCTTTTTAGACTCTCATCCATTAAAACTACATCACTTTTTTCAACACTTATGCTAGCGCCATTTCCCATTGCAATACCTACAGTTGCTATGCTTAGAGCATTTGCATCGTTTATGCCATCACCAACCATTATAACTTTTTCAAGATTTTTTATAAAATCAGCTTTTTGAAGTGGAGAAAAACCAGCCTTATAGTCATTTATTCCAAGTTTTTTTGCCACATTTTCTACAACTTTTTCATTATCCCCACTTAAAATATATGGTTTTAATCCAAGGTTTTTAATGTTTTCAATAAGCATTTTAGCATCATCTTTTAGCATATCTTCAAGCTCAAATTTTGCTACAACTTCGCCATCAATAGCAAAAAAATAGTTTGTCAAATCACTTTTTTTACACTCTATACCGCACTCATTCAAAAACTTAAAATTTCCACCTATTAAATCAAAATTTTTATATCTTGCTTTTACGCCTTTTGCTGCAATTTCACTAAATTCACTAAATTTAAGCTCATTAAATTTAACTTTATCATTTATAAATTTAAAAACTGATTTACTTACTAAATGATTTGATTTTTTAACTAAATTTAAAAGCAAATTTTCATCAAATTCTTTAAATTTAGTAAAATTTATAACTTCAAATTCGCCTTTTGTAAGAGTTCCAGTTTTATCAAAAACTATATTTTCACACCCAGCAACACTTTCTAAAATAGCAGCTTCTTTAAAAATAATTTTATTTTTTAGTCCTATGCTAAGTCCAACTAAAGTCGCAACAGGTGTTGCAAGTCCTAGTGCGCATGGGCAAGCTACGATTAAAACACTTACTGCAACTAAGATTGATTTTTGTAAGTCTTGGTTAAAAATCATCCAGCAAATAAAAGTTATTAAACTAAGCGATAAAATAACTGCTGAAAAATAGCCTGAAATTTTAGTTGTAAGAAGTTCTATTTTGGATTTTTTAAACGAAGCATTTTCAAGCAAAGTTATTATTTTATTTAAAAGTGAGCTTTTAAAATCACAACTTGCTTCATAGGTAAGGCTTCCATCAAGACATATCGCACCACTATCAACAGATAAATTTTTTTCTTTAAAAAATGGCAGGCTTTCACCACTTAAACTCGCATAGTCAAAGCTTCCAGATCCACTAATTACTTTACCATCAACTAATACTTTATCGCCACTATTAATTAAAATAATATCACCTTTTTTCACTAAATTTAGATCTTTGGCTTCGAAGTTATCTCCATTTTTTACCATAACTTCGCTGTTCAATAAAATTGAAAAACTATCAAGCCTATCTACAGCTTTTTTTTGTGCTAAAAGTTCTAAATATTTTCCACCAAAAACAAAGGTGATTATCATCGCAGCACTTTCAAAATAAACCTCCCCACTTCTTGTAAGCATTACATAAACTGAGTAAAAATAAGCCGTCAAAGCTCCAGTTATAACAAGTAAGTCCATATTTGGAACTCTTGTTTTTATAGAAGTTTTTGCTCCTTTAAAAAAAACACTTCCTGTATAAAAAATAACTGGCGTTGCTAAGATAAATTCTACAAAATGAAGTAAGTCTTTATTTGCTTGTGAGATTGAACTAAAATATCCACTATAAAGTGCCACTGCTATCCACATTATATTCATAGTTACAAAAATTCCCACCAAAAGTTTTGAATAGTACTCTCTTCTTTTTGCATCCATTCTTTTTTGAGATCTTTTTGGATCGTAAGCAAAAGCATTGTAGCCGATTGAGTTAATAAGATTGAAAATATTTGCTAAGTTTGTGGTGTTTTCATCCCAGATTATTTTTGCTTTATGAGTTGAGGCATTTATGCTAGCTTCGATAATTCCAGGATGATTAAAAAGAACTTTTTCATTTAGCCAAACACATGCAGCACAATGAATTCCTTCTATTATTATATAAATTTCATTAAAACCCTCGTCTGTTTTTTTAACATAATTTTTATAAAAATTTTCAGTGTTTTCTTTTGTAAATTTTTTTAAGCTTGAGACAGGATCTAATTTATTTTTGCCAAGTTTTTCATAAAATTCAGCATATCCTTCACTATTTAAAAGGTAAAATACCTCTTTACAGCCATTACAGCAAAATTTATTTCCAAACTCATCAGTAATAAGTTCATTTTCATTAAAACTTAG from Campylobacter ureolyticus includes:
- the fabG gene encoding 3-oxoacyl-ACP reductase FabG, with translation MEFSGKNVLITGASRGIGAQIAKTLASKGLKVWINYRSKPEIADALCEEITKNGFKAAVIKFDATNEDDFIEAIKTIIDSDGELSYLVNNAGITNDKLAIRMKLEDFTSVINANLTSAFIGSKEALKVMSKKRFGSVVNIASIVGEMGNAGQVNYSASKGGMIAMSKSFAKEGASRGIRFNCVTPGFIATDMTEVLSDEIKQGYINAIPLKRLGDPKDIANAVAFLLSDDAGYITGEVLKVNGGLYM
- a CDS encoding c-type cytochrome, with the translated sequence MKKLALSLVVLGVAFSGAFAADGATVYKKCIACHGPKAEKVYLNKIPALKTLDPEEMVQNMIKYKAGEMGENGKGLYNMGAIMKGQMATLSEDDMKAVVEYIQTLK
- the accA gene encoding acetyl-CoA carboxylase carboxyl transferase subunit alpha; protein product: MANYLDFEKGIKQIDEEISSAKIRGDDDAVEILNKNLEKEVVKTYKNLSEYQRLQLARHPDRPYSLDYIKLLLKDGYEIHGDRAFRDDPAIVCFIGYMADRKVVIIGEEKGRGTKNKIKRNFGMPNPEGYRKALRVAKMAEKFNLPILFLIDTPGAYPGVGAEERGQSEAIAKNLYEFSSLKVPMISVVIGEGGSGGALAIGVSDKLAMMQNSIFSVISPEGCAAILWNDPTKSELATKAMKITASELKEHKLIDDVIQEPKTGAHRDKESAIKEVGEYFLKELSELEKLSVDELLEKRMEKILSIGAYKER
- a CDS encoding beta-ketoacyl-ACP synthase II; translation: MKRVVVTGIGMINALGLDKDSSFKAICDGKTGVCKVTSFDASRLPVQIAAEVKGFDPLSVVEDGKEVKKMDRFIQLGLKAAAEAMEDAKFDSFDGDEFGVSSASGIGGLPNIEKNAIVCSAKGPKRISPFFIPSALVNMLGGMVSIAHGLKGPNLSSVTACAASTHAICEGAKSIMIGEAKKMLVVGAESAICELGIGGFAAMKALSERNDDPSTASRPFDKGRNGFVMGEGAAALVLEEYEEAKQRGAKIYAEIIGFGESGDAFHITSPTLEGPLRAMKKAYEMAGSPKIDYINAHGTSTAINDRNETNALKELFGKDNVPAVSSTKGQTGHCLGAAGATEAVISIMAMENGIIPPTINQIEKDEECDLDYVPNVARKADLKVVMSNSFGFGGTNGSVIFRRI
- a CDS encoding heavy metal translocating P-type ATPase, producing MEKCKHCQLSFNENELITDEFGNKFCCNGCKEVFYLLNSEGYAEFYEKLGKNKLDPVSSLKKFTKENTENFYKNYVKKTDEGFNEIYIIIEGIHCAACVWLNEKVLFNHPGIIEASINASTHKAKIIWDENTTNLANIFNLINSIGYNAFAYDPKRSQKRMDAKRREYYSKLLVGIFVTMNIMWIAVALYSGYFSSISQANKDLLHFVEFILATPVIFYTGSVFFKGAKTSIKTRVPNMDLLVITGALTAYFYSVYVMLTRSGEVYFESAAMIITFVFGGKYLELLAQKKAVDRLDSFSILLNSEVMVKNGDNFEAKDLNLVKKGDIILINSGDKVLVDGKVISGSGSFDYASLSGESLPFFKEKNLSVDSGAICLDGSLTYEASCDFKSSLLNKIITLLENASFKKSKIELLTTKISGYFSAVILSLSLITFICWMIFNQDLQKSILVAVSVLIVACPCALGLATPVATLVGLSIGLKNKIIFKEAAILESVAGCENIVFDKTGTLTKGEFEVINFTKFKEFDENLLLNLVKKSNHLVSKSVFKFINDKVKFNELKFSEFSEIAAKGVKARYKNFDLIGGNFKFLNECGIECKKSDLTNYFFAIDGEVVAKFELEDMLKDDAKMLIENIKNLGLKPYILSGDNEKVVENVAKKLGINDYKAGFSPLQKADFIKNLEKVIMVGDGINDANALSIATVGIAMGNGASISVEKSDVVLMDESLKSLYEMIVISKKTLKTIKENLAISFFYNAITIPLAVFGYIIPLIAALSMSLSSLAVVLNSVKNLKD
- the acpP gene encoding acyl carrier protein — encoded protein: MAVFEDVRDVVVEQLSVDADAVKLDSKIVEDLGADSLDVVELIMALEDKFDVEIPDSDAEKLLTIKDVVDYIEKL
- a CDS encoding cbb3-type cytochrome oxidase assembly protein, which codes for MTGIIALMMFVSILLGVCALFGLLWGIKTKQFEDYSKFLDGTKFDSEDALNDAYKMEQKKKEALKNRKNDKDLEKDKGYRPPD